A single region of the Bicyclus anynana chromosome 16, ilBicAnyn1.1, whole genome shotgun sequence genome encodes:
- the LOC112049052 gene encoding nuclear RNA export factor 1 isoform X4 — MNPPPFMITLKQQQNIQAKLEEKQARKLQTRNIIEVPTNSDKKSTDNKPSQLSPVVHSKLEIPHRKITNDQMVSGNHAIPIHYPAGVPKQFVINQGHFGAIEPQRVSGNRPRIFANPASANPPTADLVASTNTGQNVSAQHANDNVGERQVYSPTGLYESFKRNEDDLEDFESLEDYEPAEKRQSAFDRLGPVAQAKKPKLTINLSLSKDQSVREVVETEPVPIYEDERILNSTDETVAKHRDAWPWKNHVVTKKTVTLRPSKTVMMMEQEKMEEIYDKDTAFVMITVTGYPPTWKKEDLLDLMLENLSGKSFVPCFIDFTPKECRFFVLRVRSALLAIHWMGFVMRKDDVELVLSISTTTISSNRLNFIPRMVLKRRLAMNYDGETKLDLSNFTLEYDVSHFIYFPLKRVSNQDELVRIQSDIYWEYLTELNLSHNNITSLEGFKLEETTPKLKTLDLSYNLIQNIKPLMQCRKLTLKKLFLEGNPLCTDYTDPDRYVKVMRTLYPTLRELDGVPIVLKGEVPPYLKNYCPEGAKAVVEKFLEVYFPLLEQPPDDRDYMFSLYAEKAVMTITYRNRIRYEHKYKDAWNVLMKGRVLLEGKGGEVCGGEAIVKLLGRWPSLQHDPSTFTVDVMLHSVSVQ; from the exons CCCACCGCCATTTATGATCACATTGAAACAACAGCAGAACATCCAAGCTAAATTAGAAGAAAAACAAGCTAGGAAACTACAAACAAGAAATATCATCGAGGTTCCTACAAATTCAGACAAAAAGTCAACTGATAACAAGCCATCTCAATTATCACCAG TTGTCCACAGCAAACTAGAAATACCTCATAGAAAAATTACGAATGATCAGATGGTCAGCGGAAATCACG CCATACCAATTCATTATCCAGCCGGAGTACCAAAACAATTTGTAATAAATCAAGGTCATTTTGGAGCTATCGAGCCGCAAAGGG TTTCAGGAAACCGACCACGAATTTTTGCCAATCCTGCCAGTGCCAATCCGCCAACGGCTGATCTCGTTGCCAGCACTAACACTGGTCAGAATGTGTCTGCTCAACATGCCAATGACAACGTTGGTGAACGACAAGTCTATTCACCGACAGGCTTGTATGAAAGTTTCAAACGTAATGaag ATGACCTTGAAGATTTTGAATCTCTGGAAGACTACGAGCCGGCTGAGAAGCGACAGAGCGCGTTCGACAGACTGGGCCCGGTGGCGCAGGCGAAGAAGCCCAAACTTACCATCAATCTCAGCTTGAGCAAGGACCAATCTGTCAG GGAAGTTGTGGAGACGGAGCCCGTGCCCATTTACGAGGACGAGAGGATCCTCAACAGCACAGATGAGACGGTGGCGAAGCATCGAGACGCGTGGCCGTGGAAGAACCACGTGGTCACTAAGAAGACGGTCACTCTGAGACCCTCCAAG ACAGTCATGATGATGGAGCAGGAGAAAATGGAGGAAATTTACGATAAAGATACTGCTTTTGTCATGATTACG gtgACAGGATATCCTCCGACATGGAAAAAGGAAGATTTGCTGGATTTAATGTTAGAAAATCTATCAGGAAAAAGTTTTGTCCCATGTTTTATAGAC TTTACACCAAAAGAATGCAGATTCTTTGTGTTACGGGTCCGTAGTGCGTTGCTAGCGATCCACTGGATGGGCTTCGTGATGAGGAAGGATGACGTGGAGCTGGTGCTATCCATCTCCACCACCACCATCTCCTCAAACAGACTCAACTTCATCCCAAGAATGGTGCTGAAGCGACGCCTGGCTATGAACTACGACGGTGAAACTAAACTGGATTTGAGCAACTTTACACTGGAGTACG ATGTCAGTCATTTCATATACTTCCCACTAAAACGTGTGTCCAATCAAGATGAACTAGTGCGCATACAGAGCGACATCTACTGGGAGTACCTGACTGAACTAAACTTATCCCACAACAATATCAC ATCATTGGAGGGTTTCAAACTCGAAGAAACAACGCCTAAACTAAAAACCCTCGATCTCTCGTACAATCTCATACAGAATATTAAACCTTTGATGCAATGTAGGAAACTGACGTTGAAAAAGTTATTTCTTGAAGGGAACCCTCTATGTACGGACTATACTGACCCCGACCGGTATGTGAAGGTCATGAGGACTCTGTATCCGACATTACGGGAATTG GACGGCGTACCAATCGTCTTAAAAGGCGAGGTACCTCCATACCTGAAGAACTACTGTCCAGAAGGTGCCAAGGCTGTAGTCGAGAAGTTTCTAGAAGTATATTTCCCATTACTCGAACAGCCTCCAGATGATAGGGATTACATGTTTTCCTTATATGCGGAGAAGGCAGTCATGACTATAACCTATAGGAATAGAATAC GTTATGAGCACAAGTACAAAGACGCGTGGAATGTACTGATGAAGGGGCGCGTGCTGCTCGAAGGCAAGGGTGGCGAGGTGTGCGGCGGGGAGGCCATCGTCAAGCTGCTGGGCCGCTGGCCGAGCCTGCAGCACGACCCCTCCACCTTCACCGTCGACGTCATGTTGCATAGCGTGAGTGTGCAGTAG
- the LOC112049053 gene encoding nuclear valosin-containing protein-like: MKKHQTRKLNDPIIVSRVKNYLAENVDKTFVDVSQMARSLKERYREYNNKSDNVFCQMVESAYKVVLQSYGLAGGASTSEASEGEEESDLEMLEENQSAMNDRLLAMYKKRAVNRRPTDKDGEPIDIISSDEDGGAAPKIPKINDQITITPHIPNRTNAKVDDVKNSSKPQQNQTPADKKRKAESNKSTVSKKKAEYFATKNVKVSFEDIGGISEIITQICDLVLHMKHPEVYTQLGIKSPRGALLHGPPGTGKTLLAHAIAGKLQLPLIAVTGTELVGGVSGESEERIRELFERAVSVAPCILFIDEIDAVCGNRIHAQKDMEKRMVAQLLASLDSLSENSASVLVLAATNNPDALDPALRRAGRLEQEITLGIPSLKARKEILSILCKNLALSDDVDMSTLAQITPGFVGADLQALVNKASTYAVKRIFAEIRLQSKALSPSTTDNNTKDNEEANVIPNGDKESDENVPREPNVENSEEKPVEPESRETETQNAPNGNGIISNHTVVSADSKLIDPVDEVVSLLEDTMPYTEEELTGLAVRQDDFLKALKTTKPCAVREGIVTVPDVTWDDVGSLNQVRKDLQLAVLAPVKYPEQLKKLGLSAPSGVLLCGPPGCGKTLLAKAVANEAGVNFISVKGPELLNMYVGESERAVRTCFRRARNSAPCVIFFDEFDALCPRRSSHDNNGAARVVNQLLTEMDGIESREGVFVLAASNRPDIIDPAVLRPGRLDRIMYVGMPGSEDRFDILQKLTKGGTQPQLGPDVDMQVIASLTEGYTGADLSGLVRAAATNSLTSHIANGTLEDNIFVSLEDFRAALIKCKPSVSVKEQLHYEKLRLKYAGGNDEKEMEMEIEPTNEESMDTLT, translated from the coding sequence ATGAAGAAACATCAAACGAGAAAATTAAACGATCCAATTATAGTGTCCCGGGTGAAAAACTACCTCGCCGAGAATGTGGACAAAACGTTCGTTGATGTGAGCCAAATGGCGCGTTCTCTGAAAGAGCGGTATCGCGAATACAACAACAAAAGCGACAACGTTTTTTGTCAAATGGTAGAAAGTGCGTATAAAGTGGTGTTACAAAGCTACGGCCTCGCCGGCGGCGCCTCTACGAGCGAAGCCTCCGAAGGTGAGGAGGAATCCGATTTAGAAATGTTGGAAGAGAACCAGAGCGCGATGAACGATCGTTTGTTAGCAATGTACAAAAAACGTGCGGTAAATCGCCGCCCGACCGACAAGGACGGCGAACCTATCGACATAATCAGCAGTGACGAGGACGGAGGCGCGGCGCCCAAGATACCGAAAATCAACGACCAGATTACCATCACTCCACACATACCAAACCGCACCAATGCTAAAGTAGACGACGTCAAAAACTCGTCGAAGCCGCAGCAAAACCAAACTCCGGCTGACAAAAAACGCAAAGCTGAAAGTAATAAGAGCACTGTATCTAAGAAAAAGGCAGAATATTTTGCCACAAAAAATGTTAAGGTTAGTTTTGAAGACATCGGTGGAATCTCAGAAATAATAACACAGATTTGTGACCTCGTTTTGCACATGAAACACCCTGAAGTTTACACTCAGTTGGGTATAAAGTCACCAAGGGGAGCATTGTTACATGGACCTCCAGGTACTGGAAAAACTTTGCTCGCCCATGCTATTGCTGGTAAGTTACAATTACCATTAATAGCAGTCACTGGAACTGAATTAGTAGGTGGTGTGTCTGGAGAATCTGAAGAACGTATCAGAGAGCTGTTTGAGAGGGCCGTGTCTGTGGCCCCGTGCATTTTGTTTATAGATGAAATTGATGCAGTATGCGGAAATCGAATACATGCACAAAAAGACATGGAGAAGAGGATGGTCGCTCAGTTATTAGCGAGTTTAGATAGTTTAAGTGAAAACAGTGCTTCCGTTTTAGTATTAGCTGCGACAAACAATCCAGATGCTTTAGACCCAGCATTGCGTAGAGCTGGGAGGCTTGAACAAGAAATTACGCTGGGAATTCCCTCACTGAAAGCGAGGAAAGAAATCCTTTCAATACTTTGCAAAAACTTAGCACTTTCAGATGATGTGGATATGAGTACGCTCGCTCAAATCACACCAGGTTTTGTGGGTGCAGATTTGCAAGCACTTGTGAACAAAGCCAGTACATATGCTgtgaaaagaatatttgctgaAATACGTTTACAGAGCAAAGCACTGAGTCCATCTACAACTGATAACAACACAAAAGATAATGAGgaagcaaatgtcattccaaaTGGAGACAAAGAAAGTGATGAAAATGTACCAAGAGAGCCAAATGTAGAGAATTCGGAGGAAAAACCTGTAGAACCAGAGAGTAGAGAAACTGAGACACAAAATGCCCCAAATGGAAATGGAATTATATCAAACCACACTGTTGTTTCAGCAGACAGTAAATTGATTGACCCAGTAGATGAAGTTGTAAGTCTTCTGGAGGACACTATGCCATATACTGAAGAAGAATTGACGGGACTTGCAGTGAGGCAAGATGACTTCCTGAAAGCACTGAAAACAACCAAACCTTGTGCTGTTAGAGAAGGTATTGTCACAGTCCCTGATGTAACATGGGACGATGTGGGATCGTTGAATCAAGTTCGCAAGGACTTGCAACTGGCTGTATTGGCTCCTGTTAAATACCCTGAACAGTTGAAAAAGCTTGGCTTGTCAGCACCCAGTGGTGTTTTACTATGTGGCCCACCAGGTTGCGGTAAAACGTTATTGGCAAAAGCTGTTGCAAATGAGGCTGGAGTCAATTTCATATCTGTGAAGGGCCCCGAATTGCTAAACATGTATGTCGGTGAGAGTGAGCGAGCAGTGCGAACATGTTTCAGACGCGCCCGTAATTCTGCTCCATGCGTAATATTCTTTGACGAATTCGACGCGCTGTGTCCACGGCGTAGCTCACATGATAATAACGGTGCTGCCAGAGTAGTGAATCAGTTATTGACAGAAATGGATGGTATAGAAAGTCGTGAAGGTGTATTTGTACTGGCCGCATCTAACAGGCCAGATATCATTGACCCAGCAGTGTTGCGGCCAGGCAGGCTAGACAGAATAATGTATGTGGGAATGCCAGGGTCAGAAGACAGATTTGATATACTACAGAAGTTGACAAAAGGTGGCACACAACCTCAATTGGGGCCAGATGTAGATATGCAAGTGATTGCGAGCTTGACAGAGGGATACACTGGTGCCGACTTATCTGGTTTAGTTCGAGCGGCTGCAACTAACTCGTTGACAAGCCACATAGCTAACGGTACACTTGAAGATAATATATTTGTGTCACTTGAGGATTTCAGAGCTGCACTTATAAAATGTAAGCCATCTGTTTCGGTGAAGGAACAGTTGCATTATGAGAAGTTAAGATTAAAGTATGCCGGTGGCAATGATGAGAAAGAGATGGAAATGGAAATTGAACCAACAAATGAAGAATCTATGGATACATTGACAtaa
- the LOC112049044 gene encoding 26S proteasome non-ATPase regulatory subunit 8, translated as MASVKDVATLYQNLKTEWAKKPRKLEKCGELLNKIKIALTQLTFLPSNNTAANQKELILARDVLEIGAQWAVATKDMKAFERYMSQLKCYYFDYKDHLPESAFMYQLLGLNLLFLLSQNRVAEFHTELERLSVDVIRVDPYVKHPLALEQYLMEGSYNKIFLAKDNVPAESYTLFMDTLLETVRGEIAACIEKAYFCISCNEAARRLNLPSQQAVLEYGKKRNWVLGADNCYHFSASVDTSASAAEVFPSSELAEQTIEYARHLEMIV; from the exons atgGCTTCAGTTAAAGACGTTGCTACCCTATATCAAAATCTCAAAACTGAATGGGCAAAGAAACCTCGCAAGCTTGAAAAATGCGGCGAACTTTTGAACAAAATTAAG ATAGCGTTGACACAGTTAACCTTTTTGCCGAGTAATAATACAGCGGCAAACCAGAAGGAACTAATATTAGCGCGCGATGTACTCGAAATCGGTGCCCAGTGGGCTGTGGCCACCAAAGACATGAAAGCTTTCGAAAGATACATGTCCCAGTTGAAATgctattattttgattataa AGATCACCTTCCAGAATCAGCTTTTATGTACCAACTGCTTGGTTTGAATCTGCTTTTCCTTCTATCTCAGAATAGAGTGGCAGAGTTTCACACAGAGCTAGAGAGGCTGTCAGTTGATGTAATCAGAGTGGACCCTTATGTCAAACATCCGTTAGCATTAGAACAGTATCTCATGGAAGGCAGTTATAATAAGATTTTCTTGGCCAAG GACAATGTGCCAGCAGAGAGCTACACTCTATTCATGGATACTCTGCTAGAGACAGTGAGAGGTGAAATAGCTGCATGTATCGAGAAGGCATATTTCTGTATATCCTGCAATGAAGCGGCCCGGAGACTCAACTTGCCTTCACAACAGGCTGTACTTGAATATGGAAAGAAG CGCAACTGGGTGCTTGGCGCTGACAACTGCTACCATTTCTCAGCCTCCGTGGACACCAGTGCCTCGGCAGCTGAAGTGTTCCCATCATCAGAACTTGCTGAGCAAACCATAGAGTATGCCAGACATCTAGAGATGATTGTGTAG